CTGCAAATAGAAAAAGTCCCACCCGTGGTTGCGGCGCCGAAAGCCGAGGAAGCGGTGTACAAGTTCACTTGGCTGACCGCGACCGGCAGCGGGATTCTGCTGGCGGCAATTGTTGGCGGTTTATTGATGGGCTACTCGATCCCGCAACTGATCAAGCAATACCTGCGCACGCTTTGGGTGGTGCGGTTTTCCCTGATCACGATTGCGGCGATGCTGGCGCTGGGGTTTCTCACCCGCTATTCGGGGCTCGATGCGACCATGGGCCTGGCGTTCGCGGCGACGGGGATTTTCTATCCGATGTTCGGCACGCTGCTCGGCTGGCTTGGAGTGGCGCTGACCGGCTCGGATACCGCGTCGAACGTGCTGTTTGGCGGCTTGCAACGGGTGACTTCGGAACAACTGGGCATCAGCCCGGTGCTGATGGCCGCGGCGAACAGTTCCGGCGGGGTAATGGGCAAAATGGTCGACGCGCAGTCGATCGTCGTCGCCTCCACCGCGACCCGTTGGTATGGGCATGAGGGCGAGATCCTGCGTTACGTGTTCTTCCACTCGATCGTGCTGGCGATCCTCGTCGGCGGGCTGGTGACGTTGCAGGCGTATGTCGCGCCGTTTACCTCGATGGTTGTAGGTGGGCCATAACTGAAGAAAGACAACTCCACTGTAGGAGTGAGCCTGCTCGCGATAGCGGTCTGTCAGTTGATACTGATTTGACTGACACACCGTAATCGCGAGCAGGCTCACTCCTACAGGGGTTTGGTGTGATCTGCCAATTGATGAGCTCAGCACATAACTCTATAGCGCAAATCCGACAAAACCTTTTCCCCTCTCCGGCGGTCACTCCTTTTACGAGACTGGCATGCATGCCGGCGCGCCCTTTTGGGCCTTTTGCAATCCTGCCGCCCGATGAGAGAAAAGGAATCGAACCATGCCGATTTCCCGACGCAACTTCATGATCCTCGGCGCCGTAACCGCGACGGCGTTCGCAATGCCCCCCTTTATCAGCCTCAAGGCCTACGCGGCCAGTCTGGAGCAACCGGCCATGAGCAAAATCACCCTGCAAGTCAACGGTAAACCACAAACCCTCGAAGTCGACACCCGCACCACCCTGCTCGACGCCCTGCGCGAACACCTGCACCTGACCGGCACCAAGAAAGGCTGCGACCACGGCCAGTGCGGCGCCTGCACGGTGATCGCCGACGGTCGGCGGATCAACTCCTGCCTGACCCTGGCGGTGATGCACGAAGGCAGCGAAGTCACCACCATCGAAGGCCTCGGCATGCCGGACAAGCTGCACCCGATGCAGGCCGCGTTCATCAAGCACGACGGTTATCAGTGCGGCTATTGCACGCCCGGGCAGATCTGCTCGGCGGTCGCCGTGCTCAAGGAAATCCGCGACGGTATTCCCAGCCACGTCAGCCCGAGCCTGACCGAGCCGCCGAAGCTGATCGCCGCCGAACTGCAGGAACGCATGAGCGGCAATATCTGCCGCTGCGGCGCGTACTCGAACATCATTGAAGCCATCACTGAAGTCGCGGAGGTGCCGGCATGAGAGCCTTCAATTACAGCCGCGCCGACTCGCCTGCGGCAGCCGCCTCCCAGGCTGCGCAGGTCGAAGGCGCCAAGTTCATCGCCGGCGGCACCAACCTGCTCGACCTGATGAAGCTCGACATCGAAACCCCAGTGCACCTGATCGATATCAACCACCTCGGCCTCGACCAGATCGAAGCCACGCCTGAGGGCGGACTGCGTATCGGCGCCCTGGTGCGCAACACTGATCTGGCCGCCGACGCCCGCGTGCGCAAGGACTATGCCCTGCTCTCCCGCGCCCTGCTCGCCGGCGCTTCCGGACAGTTGCGCAACATGGCGACCACCGCCGGCAACCTGCTGCAACGCACCCGCTGCCCTTACTTTTACGACACCCATCAGGCCTGCAACAAACGCAATCCGGGCAGCGGTTGCGCGGCGATCGGCGGGGTCACTCGACAACTGGGGATCATCGGCGTCAGCGACGCCTGCATCGCCACCCACCCGAGCGACATGGCCATCGCCATGCGCGCCCTCGATGCGCAGATCGAAACGGTGAAGCCCGACGGCAGCACCCGCAGCATTGCCATGGCCGATTTCCATCAATTGCCCGGCAATACGCCGAACATCGAAACCAGCCTGACACCCGGTGAGTTCATCACCGCCGTGACCCTGCCGGCGCCGGTCGGCGGCACGCACATTTATCACAAGGTCCGCGATCGCTCGTCTTACGCCTTTGCGCTGGTATCGGTCGGGCTGATCCTGCAAAAGGACGGCACCGGCCGCGTCGCCGTTGGCGGCATTGCGCCGAAACCGTGGCGGGTCGAAGCCGCTGAAGAGCTGCTG
This genomic interval from Pseudomonas koreensis contains the following:
- the paoA gene encoding aldehyde dehydrogenase iron-sulfur subunit PaoA, whose product is MPISRRNFMILGAVTATAFAMPPFISLKAYAASLEQPAMSKITLQVNGKPQTLEVDTRTTLLDALREHLHLTGTKKGCDHGQCGACTVIADGRRINSCLTLAVMHEGSEVTTIEGLGMPDKLHPMQAAFIKHDGYQCGYCTPGQICSAVAVLKEIRDGIPSHVSPSLTEPPKLIAAELQERMSGNICRCGAYSNIIEAITEVAEVPA
- a CDS encoding FAD binding domain-containing protein, whose protein sequence is MRAFNYSRADSPAAAASQAAQVEGAKFIAGGTNLLDLMKLDIETPVHLIDINHLGLDQIEATPEGGLRIGALVRNTDLAADARVRKDYALLSRALLAGASGQLRNMATTAGNLLQRTRCPYFYDTHQACNKRNPGSGCAAIGGVTRQLGIIGVSDACIATHPSDMAIAMRALDAQIETVKPDGSTRSIAMADFHQLPGNTPNIETSLTPGEFITAVTLPAPVGGTHIYHKVRDRSSYAFALVSVGLILQKDGTGRVAVGGIAPKPWRVEAAEELLPKGAKAVSERLLEGATPTEDNQFKLTLVERTLASVLAQARETA